One Anas platyrhynchos isolate ZD024472 breed Pekin duck chromosome 2, IASCAAS_PekinDuck_T2T, whole genome shotgun sequence DNA segment encodes these proteins:
- the CX3CR1 gene encoding CX3C chemokine receptor 1, which yields MPLKKGRPGEKKYRGKAARKFIMAEAFPEVTTEYAYDEYAFTCDKTDIQEFGKIFLLIFYIVVFALGLMGNLMVVFAILRAGSKKSITDIYLLNLAVSDLLFVVSLPFWASNTVRGWTLGTIPCTVVSSLYYIGFFGGMFFITVISIDRYLAIVRATYSLKSRTMKQGFLITCGVWATAVLFSVPHFVFSQLLENDCIPVFPQELENIWPVFCNVELNTIGFLIPVCIICYCYCGIIKTLLSCKNQKKTRAIKLTLVVVVVFFLFWSPYNVLIFLETLKHYELFVNCQQIKSLDYAMHLTETVAFSHCCLNPLIYAFAGEKFRKYLYSVCLKYCPCLCFCGPCSRYQVSSSASYAESAVNSNITLNTSDQDGTVFL from the coding sequence CCAGAAAATTCATCATGGCAGAAGCATTCCCAGAAGTGACAACTGAATACGCTTACGATGAATATGCTTTTACCTGTGATAAAACTGACATCCAAGaatttgggaaaatatttctgctgataTTTTACATTGTTGTGTTTGCTCTTGGCCTCATGGGGAATCTCATGGTGGTTTTTGCCATTTTGAGAGCAGGAAGTAAAAAAAGCATCACTGACATTTATCTTCTAAACTTGGCTGTCTCGGACCTTCTCTTTGTGGTCTCCCTCCCCTTCTGGGCTTCCAATACAGTGCGGGGGTGGACCCTTGGGACTATCCCATGCACAGTTGTTTCTTCACTGTATTATATCGGTTTCTTTGGGGGAATGTTTTTTATCACGGTGATCAGTATCGACAGATATTTGGCTATTGTCCGGGCAACGTACTCTCTGAAATCCAGAACCATGAAGCAGGGCTTTCTGATAACCTGCGGAGTATGGGCaacagcagttttattttcagtgccaCATTTTGTGTTTTCCCAGCTGTTAGAAAATGACTGCATTCCTGTGTTcccccaggagctggagaaCATCTGGCCAGTATTCTGCAATGTGGAACTGAACACCATAGGCTTTCTCATCCCAGTCTGTATCATATGCTATTGCTACTGTGGGATCATCAAAACCCTGCTGTcctgcaaaaatcagaaaaaaacacgAGCCATAAAACTGACCTTGGTTGtggtggttgtgttttttctcttttggtcCCCTTACAATGTGCTGATTTTTCTTGAGACTTTAAAGCATTATGAGTTATTTGTAAACTGCCAACAAATTAAATCACTGGACTACGCAATGCACCTGACTGAAACCGTTGCTTTCAGTCACTGCTGCCTCAATCCTCTTATCTATGCCTTTGCTGGGGAAAAATTCAGGAAATACCTTTACAGTGTTTGCTTAAAGTACTGCCCATGCCTGTGCTTCTGTGGGCCCTGCAGTCGCTACCAGGTCAGCTCTTCAGCTAGCTATGCAGAAAGCGCTGTGAACAGCAACATTACCCTAAACACCAGTGACCAGGATGGAACTGTCTTCCTCTGA